A section of the Pseudophryne corroboree isolate aPseCor3 chromosome 11, aPseCor3.hap2, whole genome shotgun sequence genome encodes:
- the LOC134970173 gene encoding uncharacterized protein LOC134970173 translates to MADVDQQGQDQQATITLQLTPVDPSQPIQLQDIPQASISPQLAQAPPPSQIPDGFWASWTSQQAQSNARLTAHTQHLASQPHHLPRISRNSGRLIVQVGRMATSMEQIRADNSQMLAHLGRIIDEQQRHQQALVQLIQHNQVVNESLSRIVASHTATNTQLIASLNNLNSNISLMGAQQVTSSSGTTTPIQTPVTSPVRRSSRARASEPAPSTHKRKK, encoded by the coding sequence atggccgacgtggaccagcagggccaagaccaacaggcaacaataacactgcaacttacacctgttgacccaagccagccaatacagttgcaggatatcccccaagcatccatcagtccacaactggcacaagctccgcccccaagccaaatcccAGATggcttttgggccagttggacaagccaacaggcccaaagcaatgccagactcactgcacatacacaacaccttgccagtcaaccccatcatctaccgcgtattagtcgcaactcgggcagactgatagtacaagtagggcgaatggctacctcaatggagcaaattagggctgacaacagccaaatgcttgcacatttaggtcgcatcatagatgagcaacagcgccatcagcaggcactcgttcagctcattcagcacaaccaagtggtgaatgagtcattatccaggattgtagccagccacactgctaccaacactcagctgattgcaagtTTAAATAATTTGAACAGCAATATTTCcctgatgggagctcagcaagtaacctccagctcggggaccacgacccctatccaaacgccagtaacctcccctgttcggcgttcctcaagagcacgtgccagtgagccagcacccagcacacacaagcgcaaaaaataa